The region GATACAGAGTCTGATCCAATGAGCGACGCCACTCCTAGCAGCGAAAAACAATGGGAGCTTGCACGTAAATTACATCGAGAACTCCTGGACATGGGAATGAGCAATGTAAGTATTGATGAGAATGCCTACATCATGGCGACCCTGCCGTCTAATGTGGATCATAAAACACCTACCATAGGGTTTATATCTCATTTTGATAGCACTCCAGACTATACAGGTAAGGATATCAAGCCGCAAATAATTGAAGATTACGATGGTGGCGACATCCTTCTTAGAGGTTCTGATCTTGTGCTTTCACCAGATTATTTTGAAGATCTAAAACAATACAAAGGACAGACCCTTGTCACTACAGATGGAACGACCCTTCTTGCGGCAGATGATAAAGCTGGAATAACAGAAATCATGACGGCGATGAAGCATTTGATCGAGAATCCGCATATCAAACACGGTACTTTAAAAGTAGGTTTTACTCCTGATGAGGAGATAGGCCGTGGTGCGCACAAGTTTGATGTAGAAAAATTTGGTGCCGACTGGGCGTATACCATGGATGGAAGTCAAATAGGTGAATTAGAATATGAAAACTTTAATGCAGCTGGCGCTGTAGTTACTTTTTACGGTAAAATTGTACATCCTGGCTATGCAAAAGGAAAGATGATCAACTCCATGTATGTGGCACAAGATTTTATAGATTCTCTACCTAGAATGGAAACTCCTGAACATACAGAAGAATATCAAGGATTCTTTCACTTGCATGACATGAAAGGAGCGGTTGAGAAAACAGAATTGCACTATATTATTAGAGATCACGATAAAGAACACTTTGAAGCTCGTAAAGAAGTGATGCATAAACTGGTCCATGCTCTTAATGAACAGTACGATCGCAAGGCCGTAAGTATTGAAATAAAAGACCAATATTTTAATATGCGTGAAAAAATAGCCCCTGTAATGCATATTGTAGATGTAGCAGAACAGGCAATGAAAGATATAGGGATTGTTCCACTTATCAAACCTATACGTGGTGGCACTGATGGATCTCAATTGAGTTATATGGGTTTGCCTTGCCCTAATATTTTTGCAGGAGGTCACAATTTCCACGGACCGTATGAATACATACCTGTAGAAAGTATGATCAAAGCGACCGAAGTGATTATACGTATTGCTGAGCTTGTAGGTGAAGAGAAAGTATGAAAAGTTTACAACTAGAACAGTCCTTCAGTGGACATCAAAAAGTCATGATAGGATTAGGAACCATTACATTCTGTATCAAATCATTTAACGCACTTAATAATTTGGACTATACGGCTCCAGCATGGATAAATGCATTGCCTTTTATTTTGATAAGTATTCTATTCATAGGAATCTTCTTTTTACAAAACGGCTTTATCGCTTATGGGAATGACAAAGTAGCGCGTGCCTGGTTTTGGTATACGCTTCCCGTTTGGAAGAAAGAAATTGATCAAAAAAAGTATCCAATAATCAGTACATTAAAAATGGGTAAGAAACAAAAATTAGGATTTACCCTTGCTGTGAACCCAGATCTTGCTGTTGACTATTCTTCCTATGACATTACTTCTTTAAATTACAACCACACTATTAAAGACAGACATGTGATTTTAAAACAAGAGCATCAGGCAAAGAATGCCATTCTATTTTTATTGAATCACAGTATATTAAAAGAAGAATTTTACAGTCCTGATTTTAGCAGATAGCTGGCTTTATACAACAGTTGTAACAAGCTACAGTTTCCAACATTATGTTGCAACTACCTGATCGACAAAATGTTGTTTTTGAAAATATAATACGATAATTTGAGGAAATAAATTATTATATCACGCAACTATTTTATCTTTCATGCATCTTAATCCAACAAATAGATACTATGAATATGAAAAAAATCCTAATAGTCGTAGCAGCTTTCCTGATGACAGCAACGGCTTATGCCCAAGAAAAAGAACCCCTTGAAGAAACTGATAGTCAGAAACGACTCAATCAATTCAACGAAGTTAAAAAGCATGAAGTCAGTCTTGATGTTGTTGCAGCTATAGCCGGTTTAGGAATTAACCCTAGATATGAATACGTATTAGGAAGGTACTCTGGTGTAGGAGTAGATCTTAACATTGGAATTTTGGATGACGCTGATGGTTTTAATTATTACGAGACTTTCAGTATCACGCCTTATTACAGGCAGTACTTTTTCTCAAAAGAAGACTATGGTGCCAAAGGTTTTTATGGAGAAGGATTTGCAAAAGTTTTTACCTTTGAAGATGGTTACTTTGAAATAGATCTTTTTGGATCTGGCCGTAATGTGACGGAGTCTTATACCGAAGCTGCTCTAGGCGTAGGAATAGGATGGAAATGGGTGAGTGATAGTGGCTTTCTTATTGACCTAGGCTTTGGTATAGGTCGTAATTTAGGTCTTGCAAACGATCCACAAGGATATGATTTACCCGAAGTAACTGGACGTGGTGGTGTCAACTTCGGTTGGAGGTTTTAACCCTTAAAACCTATTACTTTATAAAACATAAAACGAGCCTCGAGGCTCGTTTTTACTTTACTTTTGTACACGGTTATCATCATAACTTATTTTACCTATAAAAAAATAATGCCAAAACTACACCTAGAAACAACTATTAACGCACCTATAGAAAGGGTCTTTGATCTAGCAAGAAGCATTGATTTGCACCTGCTCTCTCTAAAACACACTCATGAAAAAGCAGTGGCTGGAAGAATGACTGGTCTGGTAGAAAAAGGGGAAACAGTCACTTGGAGAGCTAGGCACCTGGGAGTTACTCAAGAACTCACAAGCCTCATCACAGATGTGGAACCACATCATTATTTTGCAGACGAATTGGTAAAAGGAGCTT is a window of Nonlabens sp. MB-3u-79 DNA encoding:
- the pepT gene encoding peptidase T, encoding MKKQDILERFISYISIDTESDPMSDATPSSEKQWELARKLHRELLDMGMSNVSIDENAYIMATLPSNVDHKTPTIGFISHFDSTPDYTGKDIKPQIIEDYDGGDILLRGSDLVLSPDYFEDLKQYKGQTLVTTDGTTLLAADDKAGITEIMTAMKHLIENPHIKHGTLKVGFTPDEEIGRGAHKFDVEKFGADWAYTMDGSQIGELEYENFNAAGAVVTFYGKIVHPGYAKGKMINSMYVAQDFIDSLPRMETPEHTEEYQGFFHLHDMKGAVEKTELHYIIRDHDKEHFEARKEVMHKLVHALNEQYDRKAVSIEIKDQYFNMREKIAPVMHIVDVAEQAMKDIGIVPLIKPIRGGTDGSQLSYMGLPCPNIFAGGHNFHGPYEYIPVESMIKATEVIIRIAELVGEEKV
- a CDS encoding SRPBCC family protein, with the protein product MPKLHLETTINAPIERVFDLARSIDLHLLSLKHTHEKAVAGRMTGLVEKGETVTWRARHLGVTQELTSLITDVEPHHYFADELVKGAFQHFKHEHFFEQLEDGRTLMKDIFDYRSPLGVLGKLADVLFLEKYMTKLLEQRNSSLKEIAENQRWKELPGMEQHL